The following proteins are encoded in a genomic region of Herminiimonas arsenicoxydans:
- the fdsR gene encoding Formate dehydrogenase regulator (Evidence 2a : Function of homologous gene experimentally demonstrated in an other organism; PubMedId : 10564479; Product type r : regulator), which translates to MFKVVINPHWEIAQSTDTPLDTAVLLSLLMAIQKTGSISKAARLVDLSYRYSWGLLREAEKLFGTSLLNTDRGRGTTLTPLAEKLIWADRRIRARLSPTLESLASELESEIGKTIVGKTKPIRLDASHGFAVDALLHQLTEANLPVDLRYRNSTDAVAALSRNECDLAGFHVPLGEFEKKAVERYTQWLNPREHCLIHLAVRSQGLFVAPGNPKKILTLQDLTRPGVRFVNRQVGSGTRMLLELMLAGANVSPFDIEGYQSNEFTHSAVAAYIASGMADVGVGVQTAAHRFSLDFIPLVRERYFLALPLAIMDDPLIQLVIDVVQSGYFRKVINGLAGYDASDTGKILLLSEAFGYAKAAV; encoded by the coding sequence ATGTTCAAAGTCGTCATCAATCCCCATTGGGAAATCGCACAGAGTACGGACACGCCGCTGGATACAGCGGTTTTGCTATCCCTGCTGATGGCAATCCAGAAAACCGGCTCCATTTCCAAGGCGGCGCGCCTGGTTGACTTGTCCTATCGCTATTCATGGGGCTTGTTGCGCGAAGCTGAAAAGCTGTTCGGCACTTCCCTGCTGAATACCGATCGTGGCCGTGGTACAACGCTGACGCCGCTGGCGGAAAAACTGATCTGGGCCGACAGACGTATACGCGCACGCCTGTCGCCCACGCTGGAAAGCCTGGCTTCCGAACTGGAAAGCGAAATCGGCAAAACCATCGTCGGCAAAACCAAACCGATCCGGCTCGATGCCAGCCACGGTTTTGCGGTCGATGCGCTGTTGCATCAATTGACGGAAGCCAATCTACCGGTCGATCTGCGCTATCGCAACAGCACCGATGCGGTGGCTGCCTTGTCGCGCAATGAATGCGATCTGGCCGGTTTTCACGTGCCGCTGGGCGAGTTCGAGAAAAAGGCGGTGGAGCGGTACACCCAATGGCTGAACCCGCGTGAGCATTGCCTGATCCATCTGGCGGTGCGCAGCCAGGGCTTGTTTGTGGCGCCGGGCAATCCGAAAAAAATTCTCACCCTGCAGGATTTGACGCGACCGGGTGTGCGTTTCGTTAATCGGCAGGTCGGTTCCGGTACGCGGATGTTGCTGGAATTGATGCTGGCGGGGGCGAATGTTTCGCCTTTCGATATTGAAGGCTATCAAAGCAATGAATTCACGCATTCGGCGGTCGCGGCTTATATAGCCAGCGGCATGGCGGATGTGGGCGTCGGCGTGCAAACGGCGGCGCATCGCTTCAGCCTGGATTTTATTCCGCTGGTACGCGAACGCTATTTCCTGGCGCTGCCGCTGGCCATCATGGATGATCCCTTGATCCAGCTGGTGATCGATGTGGTGCAGTCCGGTTATTTCCGCAAGGTCATCAACGGCCTGGCCGGTTACGATGCCAGCGATACCGGAAAAATCCTGTTGCTGTCCGAAGCATTCGGGTACGCGAAGGCCGCAGTCTGA
- the modC2 gene encoding Molybdenum import ATP-binding protein ModC (Evidence 2a : Function of homologous gene experimentally demonstrated in an other organism; PubMedId : 8564363; Product type t : transporter) — protein MNDKLDHIKARFKVNYQAFTLTVDLALPGRGITALFGASGSGKTTCLRVIAGLERAADVYLEVNGEVWQDDAHNIFLPTHQRPLGYVFQEASLFAHLNVQRNLEYGMRRIAKSARHVSLDHAVSLLDIGHLLQRKPDKLSGGERQRVAIARALATSPRILLMDEPLAALDAKRKAEIMPYLERLHDELDIPVLYVSHSADEVARLADHLVLLETGRVIASGATQDLLTRLDLEVAHGDAASALVTATISAHDPDYLLSSATFSGGQLLLPQQSATIGQQVRIRVQARDVSLSLAPQRDSSILNIVAATVTELSDDAAGQVMVGLDAKGTRLLARITRKSCVAMELAPGKSLYAQIKGIAILK, from the coding sequence ATGAACGACAAGCTTGATCATATCAAGGCGCGTTTCAAGGTCAACTACCAGGCCTTCACACTGACAGTCGATCTGGCGCTGCCCGGTCGCGGCATCACCGCCTTGTTCGGCGCCTCGGGCTCGGGCAAGACGACCTGCCTGCGCGTCATTGCCGGTCTGGAACGCGCTGCGGATGTCTATCTGGAAGTCAACGGCGAGGTATGGCAGGACGATGCACACAATATTTTTCTGCCCACTCATCAACGCCCGCTCGGTTATGTGTTTCAGGAAGCCAGTCTGTTCGCACATTTGAATGTGCAGCGTAACCTGGAATACGGCATGCGCCGCATCGCAAAGTCGGCGCGCCATGTATCGCTGGATCACGCCGTGTCGCTGCTCGATATCGGCCATCTGCTGCAACGCAAGCCGGATAAATTATCCGGCGGCGAACGGCAACGCGTCGCCATCGCGCGCGCATTGGCCACCAGCCCGCGCATCCTGCTGATGGATGAACCGCTGGCGGCACTCGATGCAAAACGGAAAGCGGAGATCATGCCGTATCTGGAACGGCTGCATGATGAACTCGACATCCCGGTACTGTACGTCAGCCATTCGGCGGATGAGGTAGCGCGGCTGGCCGATCATCTGGTGCTGCTCGAAACCGGCAGGGTCATAGCCAGCGGCGCCACCCAGGATTTGTTGACGCGGCTGGATCTGGAGGTGGCGCACGGCGATGCCGCCAGCGCCCTGGTAACCGCCACCATCAGCGCACACGATCCAGATTACCTCCTGAGCTCGGCGACATTTTCCGGTGGCCAGCTGCTGCTGCCGCAGCAAAGCGCCACGATAGGGCAACAGGTGCGCATCCGCGTACAGGCGCGCGACGTGAGTCTGAGTCTGGCACCGCAACGCGACAGCAGCATACTCAATATCGTCGCGGCAACGGTGACGGAATTATCCGACGATGCAGCAGGTCAGGTAATGGTGGGGCTGGATGCGAAGGGCACCCGTCTGCTGGCTCGCATTACGCGCAAGTCCTGTGTGGCCATGGAACTGGCGCCCGGCAAATCGCTGTATGCACAGATCAAAGGTATTGCGATTCTGAAATAG
- the modB2 gene encoding Molybdenum transport system permease protein ModB (Evidence 2a : Function of homologous gene experimentally demonstrated in an other organism; PubMedId : 8384683, 7665518; Product type t : transporter), whose product MLNDPNFDAIFLTLKLAGLTTVILLVIGTPLAWWLARSRSWIKGPVGAIVALPLVLPPSVLGFYLLVTMGPDGPIGKLTQALGISPLPFSFAGLVVGSVFYSMPFVVQPIQNAFEAMGERPLEVAATLRASPLDTFFSVTLPLAKPGYLTAIVMGFAHTVGEFGVVLMIGGNIPKETRLISVQIYDHVEALEYAQAHWLAAGMVVFALLVLVALYTLNPTGRRK is encoded by the coding sequence TTGCTGAATGATCCCAACTTCGACGCGATCTTCCTGACGCTCAAGCTCGCCGGCCTCACCACTGTCATTCTTCTTGTCATAGGAACGCCGCTGGCGTGGTGGCTGGCGCGTTCGCGCTCGTGGATCAAGGGACCGGTCGGCGCCATCGTGGCGCTGCCTCTGGTGCTGCCACCCAGCGTGCTCGGCTTCTATCTGCTGGTCACCATGGGACCCGACGGCCCTATCGGCAAGTTGACTCAGGCCCTCGGCATCAGCCCGTTGCCCTTCAGCTTTGCCGGCCTGGTTGTCGGCTCGGTGTTTTACTCGATGCCGTTTGTCGTGCAACCGATCCAGAATGCCTTTGAAGCCATGGGCGAACGTCCGCTGGAAGTGGCGGCAACCTTGCGCGCCTCACCACTGGATACCTTTTTCAGCGTCACCCTGCCATTGGCCAAACCCGGCTACCTGACGGCCATCGTGATGGGCTTTGCGCATACCGTCGGCGAGTTTGGCGTGGTGCTGATGATAGGCGGGAATATTCCGAAAGAGACGCGCCTGATCTCGGTACAGATTTACGACCATGTGGAAGCGCTGGAGTATGCGCAAGCGCACTGGCTGGCAGCCGGCATGGTGGTATTCGCGCTGCTGGTGCTGGTCGCGCTGTATACATTGAATCCAACCGGACGGCGCAAATGA
- the modA2 gene encoding Molybdate-binding periplasmic protein precursor (Evidence 2a : Function of homologous gene experimentally demonstrated in an other organism; PubMedId : 7860583; Product type t : transporter), with translation MKKISCSLLAALLSLGLSTSAFAEEVQVAVAANFTAPMKAIAADFEKATGHKTVLSFGSTGKFYSQITNGAPFEVFLAADDETPIKLEKENGIVAGSRFTYAIGKLVLWSAKPDFVDAKGEILKKGSFDHIALANPKLAPYGAAAVETMNKLGVQEKLQPKFVQGDSIGQAFSFVSTGNAELGFVALSQVYEGGKIKSGSAWIVPGNLHNAIRQDAVILSKGKDNKAASALIEYLKSEPAKAVIRSFGYDL, from the coding sequence ATGAAAAAAATCTCTTGCTCTCTCCTCGCCGCTTTGCTGTCGCTCGGCCTGTCCACATCCGCCTTCGCTGAAGAAGTCCAGGTTGCCGTTGCCGCGAACTTTACTGCGCCGATGAAAGCCATCGCCGCTGATTTTGAAAAAGCCACCGGCCACAAAACCGTGCTGTCCTTCGGTTCGACCGGCAAGTTTTATTCGCAAATCACGAATGGTGCGCCGTTCGAAGTTTTCCTCGCGGCAGACGATGAAACCCCGATCAAACTGGAGAAGGAAAACGGTATCGTTGCCGGTTCGCGCTTTACCTATGCCATCGGCAAACTGGTATTGTGGTCAGCCAAACCTGACTTTGTTGACGCCAAAGGCGAGATCCTGAAAAAAGGCAGCTTCGATCACATCGCGCTGGCCAATCCCAAACTCGCGCCTTACGGTGCGGCGGCTGTTGAAACCATGAACAAACTCGGCGTGCAGGAAAAACTGCAACCAAAATTTGTACAGGGCGACAGCATAGGCCAGGCTTTCAGCTTCGTTTCCACCGGCAATGCCGAACTCGGTTTCGTCGCGCTGTCGCAAGTCTATGAAGGCGGCAAGATCAAGAGCGGTTCCGCCTGGATCGTGCCTGGCAACCTGCACAATGCAATTCGCCAGGACGCTGTTATCCTGAGCAAAGGCAAAGACAACAAGGCCGCCAGCGCATTGATCGAATACCTGAAATCGGAACCGGCAAAAGCCGTCATCCGTTCCTTCGGTTACGACCTGTAA
- the modE2 gene encoding Molybdenum transport protein ModE (Evidence 2a : Function of homologous gene experimentally demonstrated in an other organism; PubMedId : 8384683, 7665518; Product type t : transporter) — protein MTRKTIARFLYVVQRHIAYNTVFAPPLRRFITRIFIMNKAASPIKLEGVSKSRGKRWDHLELLERIDASGSISAAASAMGMSYKAAWQAVEAINNLSHEPLVVRQPGGSTGGGTCLTDYGRRLVATYRRLEQEWASAPVAIGRSMSDFDQYYRMTRRFDMQTSARNQFLGTVSAVKMGAVNAEIILDIGNGEELAAIITNDSAEHLGLEVGSEAYALVKAQWIILAVGDDIKTSARNRLNGTVVRCQEGAVNAEVVIELPGGKTIASIITNESVKILGLKEGVRASALIKASHIILAVAT, from the coding sequence GTGACAAGAAAAACAATCGCCCGATTTTTATATGTCGTTCAACGACATATCGCATATAATACCGTTTTTGCACCGCCACTGCGGCGCTTTATTACGCGGATTTTCATCATGAACAAAGCTGCTTCTCCCATCAAGCTGGAAGGTGTGTCCAAGTCGCGCGGCAAGCGCTGGGATCATCTGGAACTGCTGGAACGTATCGATGCGTCCGGCTCCATCTCGGCGGCTGCCAGCGCGATGGGCATGAGTTACAAGGCCGCATGGCAGGCGGTGGAGGCCATCAACAATCTGTCGCACGAACCCCTGGTGGTGCGCCAGCCGGGCGGCAGCACCGGCGGCGGCACCTGCCTGACCGATTACGGACGCCGCCTAGTCGCCACTTACCGACGGCTGGAACAGGAATGGGCCAGTGCGCCCGTCGCCATCGGCCGCTCCATGAGCGATTTCGATCAGTACTACCGCATGACTCGGAGATTCGATATGCAAACCAGTGCGCGCAACCAGTTTCTCGGCACCGTCTCGGCAGTAAAAATGGGCGCCGTGAATGCCGAGATCATTCTAGACATCGGCAATGGCGAAGAACTGGCCGCCATCATCACCAACGACAGCGCCGAACATCTGGGACTGGAAGTCGGCAGCGAAGCCTACGCACTGGTGAAGGCGCAATGGATCATTCTGGCCGTCGGCGACGACATCAAGACCAGCGCGCGCAATCGTCTGAACGGCACCGTGGTGCGCTGCCAGGAGGGCGCCGTGAATGCAGAAGTCGTGATCGAGCTGCCGGGCGGCAAAACCATCGCCTCCATCATCACGAATGAAAGCGTCAAGATACTCGGTCTGAAAGAAGGTGTACGCGCCTCCGCCCTGATCAAAGCTTCGCACATCATTCTGGCGGTGGCCACCTAG
- a CDS encoding Putative transcriptional regulator, LysR family (Evidence 3 : Function proposed based on presence of conserved amino acid motif, structural feature or limited homology; Product type pr : putative regulator), with translation MFVRQLDYLVTLAREKHFARAAEICCVSQPALSAAVRNLETELGVAIVQRGQRFQGFTPEGERILDWARQTLAALEGMRQEASMSRVKLSGTLRLGAIPTTMPIVSLLTGPCRAQHADLRQRVLSLSTEEIMRRLDDFELDIGLTYLEDQRLSGFHVQPLYRERYMLLARDQLAMGDRTEISWEDAAELPLCLLTAHMQNRRIVDAAFRRADVQPNVAVETDSVFALYSQVRHAGLFSVVPHSLLCLFESRDEMAAIPLVPELSRAIGMISLAHDPCSPVVTAARNIAAQIDLQARFDAYISGSYQPITSND, from the coding sequence ATGTTCGTACGCCAACTCGATTATCTCGTGACGCTCGCGCGTGAAAAACATTTCGCCCGCGCAGCAGAAATCTGCTGCGTATCGCAACCCGCGCTGTCGGCGGCAGTGCGCAATCTGGAAACCGAACTCGGTGTCGCCATCGTGCAGCGCGGTCAGCGCTTCCAGGGTTTCACGCCGGAAGGCGAACGCATACTCGACTGGGCGCGGCAGACGCTGGCGGCGCTGGAAGGAATGCGGCAGGAAGCCTCGATGTCGCGCGTGAAACTAAGCGGCACCTTGCGTCTCGGTGCGATCCCGACCACCATGCCTATCGTGTCCTTGCTGACCGGCCCGTGTCGTGCGCAGCATGCCGATCTGCGGCAACGGGTGCTGTCGCTCAGTACCGAAGAAATCATGCGCCGGCTGGACGATTTCGAACTCGATATCGGCCTTACCTATCTGGAGGACCAGCGGCTCAGCGGCTTTCATGTGCAGCCGCTGTATCGCGAGCGTTACATGCTGCTGGCGCGCGATCAGCTGGCGATGGGAGACAGGACGGAAATCAGTTGGGAAGACGCAGCCGAGTTGCCGCTGTGCCTGCTGACTGCGCATATGCAGAATCGACGCATCGTCGATGCCGCCTTCCGGCGCGCCGATGTACAGCCGAATGTGGCGGTGGAAACCGATTCGGTTTTTGCGCTGTATTCGCAGGTCCGTCATGCCGGCTTGTTCAGCGTGGTGCCGCACAGCTTGCTGTGCCTGTTCGAGTCGCGAGATGAAATGGCGGCCATTCCGCTGGTGCCGGAACTGAGCCGCGCCATCGGCATGATTTCGCTGGCGCACGATCCCTGTTCCCCTGTCGTGACGGCAGCGCGCAATATTGCCGCCCAGATCGATTTGCAGGCGCGTTTCGATGCCTACATAAGCGGCAGCTATCAGCCCATCACATCAAACGATTAG
- the fdh gene encoding Formate dehydrogenase (NAD-dependent formate dehydrogenase) (FDH) (Evidence 2a : Function of homologous gene experimentally demonstrated in an other organism; PubMedId : 1954846, 8509325; Product type e : enzyme) translates to MAKVLCVLYDDPVTGYPTSYARDDVAQPSIYPDGQTLPTPKGIDFKPGTLLGSVSGELGLRKYLETNGHTLVVTSSKDGADSVLDKELHDAEIIISQPFWPAYMTAERIAKAKKLKMIVTAGIGSDHTDLEAANKHNITVAEVTYCNSHSVAEHVLMMILSQVRNYIPSYKQVIDGGWNIADCVSRSYDLEAMSVGTVAAGRIGLRVLRLLHPFDVKLHYMDRHRLPTAVEKELNLTYHSTLESLTKVCDVVTLNCPLHPETEHMINEKTLKNFKRGAYIINTARGKLCDRDAIVAALKSGQLAGYAGDVWFPQPAPKNHPWRTMPHHGMTPHISGTSLTAQTRYAAGTREILECYFEGRPIRDEYLIVQGGKLAGVGAHSYSDGNATKGSEEAAKYKKA, encoded by the coding sequence ATGGCTAAAGTTTTATGCGTTTTGTACGACGATCCTGTCACCGGTTACCCAACAAGCTATGCACGTGACGATGTAGCGCAACCGTCCATCTATCCCGACGGACAAACATTGCCGACGCCAAAAGGCATCGACTTCAAACCAGGTACTTTGCTGGGTAGCGTATCCGGCGAACTTGGCCTGCGTAAATATCTGGAAACGAATGGCCACACGCTGGTTGTGACGTCCAGCAAAGATGGTGCGGACAGTGTGCTCGACAAGGAATTGCACGATGCCGAGATCATCATCTCGCAACCGTTCTGGCCTGCTTACATGACAGCCGAACGCATCGCCAAAGCGAAGAAATTGAAAATGATCGTGACAGCCGGCATCGGTTCCGATCACACCGATCTGGAAGCTGCCAACAAGCACAACATCACCGTCGCCGAAGTGACCTATTGCAACAGCCACAGCGTGGCAGAACACGTGCTGATGATGATCCTGTCGCAAGTGCGTAATTACATCCCATCGTACAAGCAAGTCATCGACGGCGGCTGGAACATCGCTGATTGCGTCTCGCGCTCCTACGATCTGGAAGCAATGAGCGTCGGCACCGTCGCCGCCGGTCGCATCGGCTTGCGCGTGCTGCGCCTGCTGCACCCATTCGACGTCAAGCTGCACTACATGGACCGTCACCGCCTGCCGACCGCAGTTGAAAAAGAACTCAACCTGACTTATCACAGCACGCTGGAAAGCCTGACTAAGGTCTGCGACGTGGTGACGCTGAACTGCCCGCTGCATCCGGAAACGGAACACATGATCAACGAGAAAACGCTGAAGAATTTCAAGCGTGGTGCTTACATCATCAATACCGCGCGCGGCAAGCTATGCGATCGCGATGCGATTGTTGCCGCGCTGAAGAGCGGTCAACTGGCCGGTTACGCTGGTGACGTCTGGTTCCCGCAACCGGCGCCAAAAAATCATCCGTGGCGCACCATGCCGCACCACGGCATGACCCCGCATATTTCCGGTACCAGCCTGACTGCGCAGACGCGCTATGCTGCAGGGACGCGTGAAATTCTGGAATGCTATTTTGAAGGCCGCCCTATTCGCGACGAATATCTGATCGTGCAGGGCGGAAAACTGGCTGGCGTCGGTGCGCACTCATACAGCGACGGTAACGCCACCAAGGGCTCGGAAGAGGCCGCCAAATACAAAAAGGCTTAA
- a CDS encoding hypothetical protein (Evidence 5 : No homology to any previously reported sequences): protein MAKKEELDPETLALINWCIEVEGFLVAGGATVAEAQDHIEEQIEWFTDQFYDGLTPEEAAKAALA, encoded by the coding sequence ATGGCAAAGAAAGAAGAACTGGATCCGGAAACACTGGCGCTCATCAACTGGTGCATAGAAGTCGAAGGTTTTCTGGTGGCCGGCGGCGCAACTGTAGCCGAGGCGCAAGATCACATCGAAGAACAGATTGAATGGTTTACCGACCAGTTCTACGATGGCCTGACTCCGGAAGAAGCAGCGAAAGCAGCGCTGGCCTGA
- a CDS encoding hypothetical protein (Evidence 5 : No homology to any previously reported sequences) gives MKLEYKGYLISITAIEQAWGFSFGEWGGSYCVWQKGNPTPIKGFIEGTATSAYEAEKKALRIVKVAIDEALAKSSEQLLLSLAKLGDRFSL, from the coding sequence TTGAAGCTTGAATACAAGGGTTATCTGATCTCCATCACCGCGATCGAGCAAGCCTGGGGCTTTTCTTTTGGCGAGTGGGGCGGCAGCTATTGCGTCTGGCAAAAAGGCAATCCCACGCCAATCAAGGGCTTCATAGAGGGCACCGCAACATCTGCCTACGAAGCCGAGAAAAAAGCTTTGCGCATCGTCAAGGTCGCGATTGATGAGGCGCTTGCCAAATCAAGCGAGCAACTGTTGCTGTCGCTGGCAAAACTGGGCGACCGTTTTTCCTTGTAA
- a CDS encoding conserved hypothetical protein; putative thiol oxidoreductase (Evidence 4 : Homologs of previously reported genes of unknown function) — MSGGTSTTTHSGREAFSQASPAMDPEHLRIFAQGRSLFRQSWVVAPADDSAAGLGPVFNRISCLACHAKNGRGNAPDSPHGSMQAMLLRLSVPGTGPHGEPNPHPAYGNQLNEYGVPGVPGEGIGYLLYEERTEKLADGAIVTLRKPSVHFKHLAYGPLGNDVMVSPRIGPPVYGLGLLEAVSDDTLLALQNQIKPDGIRGRVNIVWDAIAQKQVIGRFGMKANVATLTEQVAGAFVGDLGITTMLTPHENCTAVQIACKHAPSGSSARFSETKHAAETPDTELSRADLYATVFYHRMLAVPARRNINNAQVVRGAQLFAQARCAVCHVPELRTRKDAVLPMLSNQLIRPYTDLLLHDMGPELADGRSDFQASGQEWRTPPLWGIGLAKKMNPDAGFLHDGRARTLLEAIMWHGGEAAPAKEIVRAMTANERAALLRFLESI, encoded by the coding sequence TTGAGCGGTGGCACCTCGACCACTACGCATTCAGGTCGCGAAGCGTTTTCACAAGCAAGTCCGGCGATGGACCCCGAGCATCTGCGCATCTTTGCCCAGGGTCGTTCGCTGTTCCGCCAATCCTGGGTAGTCGCGCCAGCCGACGACAGCGCCGCAGGGCTGGGCCCGGTGTTCAACCGGATTTCCTGCCTCGCCTGCCACGCAAAAAATGGACGCGGCAACGCTCCCGACAGTCCGCATGGCAGCATGCAAGCAATGCTGTTGCGTCTAAGCGTACCGGGCACGGGCCCGCACGGCGAACCGAATCCGCATCCCGCTTATGGCAATCAGCTGAACGAATACGGTGTGCCAGGCGTGCCGGGCGAGGGCATAGGCTATCTGCTGTATGAAGAACGCACGGAAAAACTGGCGGACGGCGCAATCGTCACACTGCGCAAACCCAGCGTGCACTTCAAGCATCTGGCCTACGGCCCGCTCGGCAATGATGTCATGGTATCGCCACGCATAGGCCCTCCTGTTTATGGCCTCGGTTTGCTGGAAGCGGTATCTGACGACACGCTGCTGGCACTGCAGAACCAGATTAAGCCGGATGGCATACGCGGCCGCGTCAACATCGTGTGGGATGCGATTGCACAGAAGCAGGTAATCGGACGCTTCGGCATGAAGGCCAATGTCGCCACACTGACCGAACAGGTGGCCGGCGCCTTTGTCGGCGATCTCGGCATCACGACCATGCTGACGCCGCATGAAAATTGCACTGCGGTGCAAATCGCATGCAAGCACGCGCCTTCCGGCAGCAGCGCAAGATTTTCCGAAACAAAACACGCGGCTGAAACGCCGGATACAGAACTATCGCGCGCAGACCTGTACGCAACCGTGTTCTACCACCGCATGCTGGCCGTGCCGGCGCGCCGCAATATCAACAATGCGCAAGTCGTACGCGGCGCGCAATTATTCGCGCAGGCACGCTGCGCCGTTTGCCATGTACCGGAATTGCGTACGCGCAAAGACGCGGTACTACCCATGCTGTCGAATCAGTTGATACGTCCCTACACCGATCTCCTATTGCACGATATGGGGCCAGAGCTGGCAGACGGCCGTAGCGACTTTCAGGCCAGCGGGCAGGAATGGCGTACGCCACCCTTGTGGGGCATAGGCCTGGCGAAGAAAATGAATCCCGATGCCGGATTTTTGCACGATGGTCGCGCACGCACGCTGCTGGAAGCGATCATGTGGCACGGCGGTGAAGCGGCACCCGCAAAAGAAATTGTGCGCGCGATGACGGCCAATGAACGCGCGGCGCTGTTACGTTTTCTGGAATCGATTTGA